One Paenibacillus sp. FSL W8-0186 genomic window carries:
- a CDS encoding transglutaminase-like domain-containing protein — protein MALPSLQQQAREYPIRSGKQEAFQPWLHRIAVSLLLYALFAECLYPLYAIVVEHERRVVTVFLYLTAALLLAGSLRLATWVQAMLYLMLIGGTLFYLFGLQEGMSWISWYGIVAAQDIAAIFQMGRLNEASPESRMLLLLIGWSLLVVSVQMLAIGRQTILLFLAVVIVYLLTIELIFDAPIFYNLARAAGIGLAIQCYAFAMQMREQGYIKQIPLFKNRKSHKEHAYKIIAPLTVTGLVGCAAAMSLLLPAQPVQQQPLQALIKSLQGWYQKEGLAEASVTTSSVSGYGRDDGELGAPLQLRWDTYFTAKSPVSAYWRGESKSVYTGRGWLQPATEEEVQLLASGEGSSLLPQEDDFAGGSKIRQTITFQKPVTGQLPLLSGGIPVQVDHVFAEEGRSVPFAARFDQAAGAIYLDRAGQAQQTSAMEGIQGYELTVIRQPTAGGYLRQLEDGEPASIGERYLQLPDSLPERVRELGKSLVQDTGNRYDAAMAVAKYLKQHYSYNLNSAIPPADEDFVDRFLFVDRQGYCDHFSTAMVVLLRSGDIPARWVKGFTPGERSKEEPDLYTISYADAHAWVEVYFPEQGWVPFDPTPGYDSILSASPRISGQFLPAWIREFANNVSVLPAAIKSMLDHGMLTLRESLVKAPLIWTAGLLGVWPMIWLIIWMGRNSTVWRDLLTLQRIIARPRSRFPDQKLLLHIADRVWRQIYRMYGNKPEGMTAREYVDSLAAQETANLGKLEEFVREWETLYYGGLRPDRMNSRNFLELCRNLALRRG, from the coding sequence ATGGCATTGCCTAGCTTGCAGCAGCAGGCTCGTGAGTATCCCATTCGTTCCGGCAAGCAGGAAGCCTTCCAGCCGTGGCTGCACAGAATAGCGGTTTCACTGCTGCTGTACGCCCTTTTTGCGGAGTGCTTGTACCCTCTTTACGCCATTGTGGTTGAGCATGAGAGAAGGGTTGTTACCGTCTTTCTTTACCTGACGGCAGCTCTTCTACTGGCCGGTTCTCTGCGGCTGGCCACATGGGTGCAGGCGATGTTGTACTTGATGCTTATTGGCGGGACATTGTTCTATTTGTTCGGGTTGCAGGAGGGCATGTCGTGGATTAGCTGGTATGGAATCGTTGCGGCTCAGGATATCGCTGCGATATTTCAAATGGGGCGGCTGAACGAAGCGAGCCCGGAATCGCGAATGCTGCTCTTGCTGATCGGGTGGAGCTTGCTGGTCGTATCTGTCCAGATGCTGGCCATCGGCAGGCAGACGATTTTGCTGTTCCTGGCGGTCGTCATCGTTTATTTGCTGACAATTGAGCTGATCTTCGATGCCCCGATATTTTATAACCTGGCGCGGGCAGCGGGAATTGGCCTTGCGATCCAGTGCTATGCGTTTGCCATGCAGATGAGGGAACAGGGATATATCAAGCAGATACCTTTATTTAAGAATAGAAAATCACACAAGGAGCATGCTTACAAAATCATCGCTCCCCTGACGGTTACGGGACTTGTTGGCTGCGCCGCGGCAATGAGTCTTCTGCTGCCGGCCCAGCCGGTTCAGCAGCAGCCTTTGCAGGCATTGATCAAAAGCCTTCAGGGCTGGTATCAAAAGGAGGGCTTGGCCGAAGCAAGCGTGACGACCTCGAGCGTATCGGGCTACGGGCGGGATGACGGTGAGCTCGGCGCGCCGCTCCAGCTCCGGTGGGATACGTACTTTACGGCGAAATCTCCGGTTTCTGCTTATTGGCGGGGGGAGAGTAAAAGCGTGTACACCGGCCGCGGCTGGCTGCAACCAGCGACGGAAGAGGAAGTGCAATTGCTTGCTAGCGGGGAGGGATCTAGCTTGCTGCCACAGGAAGATGATTTCGCGGGCGGCAGCAAGATCAGGCAAACGATTACGTTTCAGAAGCCGGTTACAGGACAGCTGCCGCTGCTGAGCGGAGGCATTCCTGTCCAAGTCGATCACGTGTTTGCCGAGGAGGGCAGGAGCGTCCCATTTGCCGCCAGGTTTGACCAAGCTGCCGGAGCCATATATTTGGACAGAGCTGGACAAGCTCAGCAGACTTCTGCAATGGAGGGGATCCAGGGCTACGAGCTGACGGTCATTCGGCAGCCGACCGCCGGAGGGTATCTCAGGCAGCTGGAAGATGGAGAACCGGCATCGATTGGCGAGCGGTATTTGCAGCTGCCGGATAGCTTGCCGGAGCGGGTTCGCGAGCTGGGTAAATCGCTCGTGCAGGACACCGGCAATCGCTATGATGCGGCGATGGCCGTAGCTAAATATTTGAAGCAGCATTACTCCTACAATTTGAATTCGGCGATCCCGCCAGCGGATGAAGATTTTGTCGACCGGTTCCTGTTTGTCGACCGCCAGGGTTATTGCGACCATTTCTCTACAGCTATGGTCGTGCTGCTGCGCAGCGGTGACATTCCAGCCCGCTGGGTCAAAGGCTTCACGCCTGGAGAGCGAAGCAAGGAAGAGCCTGACTTGTACACGATATCGTATGCGGATGCCCATGCGTGGGTGGAGGTGTATTTTCCTGAGCAAGGCTGGGTTCCGTTCGACCCGACACCGGGCTACGATTCCATCTTGTCGGCTTCGCCCCGGATAAGCGGTCAGTTTCTGCCTGCATGGATTCGGGAATTTGCGAACAATGTATCGGTCCTGCCTGCAGCGATAAAATCTATGCTGGATCATGGAATGCTCACCTTAAGGGAATCGCTGGTAAAAGCGCCGTTGATTTGGACTGCCGGATTGCTTGGCGTGTGGCCTATGATTTGGTTGATCATATGGATGGGGAGAAACAGTACGGTCTGGCGCGATTTATTAACGCTTCAGCGGATCATTGCCCGGCCGCGCAGCCGTTTTCCTGACCAGAAGCTGCTGCTGCATATCGCCGACCGGGTCTGGCGGCAGATTTACCGCATGTATGGAAATAAACCGGAAGGCATGACCGCTAGAGAATATGTGGATTCTCTAGCTGCTCAGGAAACAGCTAATCTAGGCAAATTGGAGGAGTTTGTCCGGGAATGGGAGACACTCTATTATGGAGGATTAAGGCCTGATCGGATGAATAGCCGAAATTTTCTGGAGTTATGCCGAAATTTGGCTTTGCGCCGTGGATAA
- a CDS encoding glutamate-1-semialdehyde 2,1-aminomutase has protein sequence MNRIQSERLYEEALQHIVGGVNSPSRSFKAVGGGAPVFMNKAAGSHFWDVDGNRYVDYLGAYGPIITGHAHPHVTRAIQEAAANGTLYGTPTELEITLAKMLKSAIPSMDKVRFVNSGTEAVMTTIRVARAYTKRNKIIKFAGCYHGHSDLVLVAAGSGPSTLGIPDSAGIPTSIAHEVITVPFNDAGALQAALNKWGDDVAAVMVEPIVGNFGMVMPKEGFLEDLCRLARQYGALVIYDEVITAFRLHYGSAQTFNGLANHEAIQPDLTALGKIIGGGLPIGAYGGSKEVMEQVAPLGPAYQAGTMAGNPASISAGIACLEVLREEGVYPEMERLAVKLTNGLADSASRYGIPLTINRIAAAFSTHFCDHPVTNYEEAQDTDSDLFAAFFRAMLNRGVNLAPSKYEAWFLTTAHTDEDIDFTLEAAEASFREISGK, from the coding sequence ATGAACCGGATTCAATCCGAACGTTTATACGAAGAAGCTCTCCAGCATATTGTCGGCGGCGTCAACAGCCCCTCCCGCTCTTTCAAAGCGGTTGGGGGCGGGGCGCCCGTTTTTATGAATAAAGCGGCTGGCTCCCATTTCTGGGACGTAGACGGCAACCGCTATGTCGATTATCTCGGAGCATACGGCCCGATCATTACCGGCCATGCTCACCCGCATGTGACCCGCGCCATTCAGGAAGCGGCGGCTAACGGCACCTTGTACGGTACGCCAACCGAGCTGGAGATTACCCTAGCTAAAATGTTAAAGAGCGCAATTCCTTCCATGGACAAGGTGCGCTTTGTCAATTCCGGGACAGAGGCCGTCATGACGACCATCCGCGTAGCGCGTGCCTATACCAAGCGCAATAAAATCATCAAATTTGCCGGCTGCTATCATGGCCATTCCGACCTCGTGCTGGTAGCCGCAGGCTCCGGCCCTTCCACGCTCGGCATTCCCGACAGCGCCGGCATCCCGACCAGCATCGCCCATGAGGTGATTACCGTGCCGTTTAACGATGCTGGAGCGCTCCAGGCCGCCCTGAACAAATGGGGCGACGACGTAGCTGCGGTGATGGTCGAGCCGATCGTCGGCAATTTCGGCATGGTCATGCCGAAGGAAGGCTTCCTCGAGGATCTCTGCAGACTTGCCCGGCAGTATGGCGCGCTCGTCATCTATGACGAGGTCATTACCGCCTTCCGCCTCCACTACGGCTCAGCCCAGACGTTTAACGGGCTGGCCAATCATGAGGCGATCCAGCCGGATTTGACCGCGCTCGGCAAAATCATCGGCGGCGGCCTGCCGATCGGCGCGTACGGCGGCAGCAAGGAAGTCATGGAGCAGGTCGCTCCGCTCGGCCCGGCATACCAGGCCGGAACGATGGCCGGCAACCCGGCTTCCATCTCGGCGGGAATCGCCTGCCTGGAAGTATTGCGGGAAGAAGGCGTCTATCCGGAGATGGAACGGCTGGCCGTCAAGCTGACAAACGGGCTGGCGGATTCGGCGAGCCGTTACGGCATTCCGCTGACGATTAATCGGATTGCCGCAGCATTCTCGACGCATTTCTGCGACCATCCGGTTACCAACTATGAGGAAGCGCAGGATACGGACAGCGACCTGTTCGCCGCCTTCTTCCGGGCTATGCTGAATCGGGGCGTCAACCTCGCGCCTTCCAAATACGAGGCCTGGTTCCTGACGACGGCCCATACAGACGAGGATATCGATTTTACGCTGGAAGCGGCAGAAGCTTCCTTCCGTGAGATCAGCGGCAAATAA
- a CDS encoding stalk domain-containing protein, with amino-acid sequence MGIRCSAASLLMLAALLCFPVTFLTAESRSLTGDQALERAIAVQMEEKAYHIVALGDSISAGYEPGMDEKSVPYGYVERLREQGLYYGRTKVHNYGILGLTSSGLKNYISAIQSGEAIRPEAIQRGLPDPRIAAFAAGIADTRAALEQADLITITIGGNDLYSLLTDIAHYSPAEIEAKGRELLAAYTLNVREILDDLTAINPRAQIILMDQYQPVPKRIAGSAYTDLENAADTFTAAVEGIAGEYASQGKLVKAAHVAQAFKGREIALTHILPGGDIHPSQAGYEAIAKAVAEEAWGSYRENGKLKEGVPLHIVVKGEKLQTPYAPVLLHNQTFLALKDITEAIGASARWDSRSSTATVTYGGRTVVIPIGASQVIANGELVATHNPAFLYKIGQEAKTYVPLAVLAQGLGLDVQYSEKSKTVFINL; translated from the coding sequence ATGGGGATACGATGTTCGGCAGCCAGTCTGCTTATGCTTGCGGCCCTGCTTTGTTTTCCGGTAACCTTCCTGACTGCAGAATCGCGTTCCTTGACTGGAGATCAGGCCCTTGAGCGGGCTATAGCGGTTCAGATGGAGGAGAAGGCCTATCATATCGTTGCGCTGGGCGACTCGATCAGTGCAGGTTATGAACCAGGCATGGATGAAAAGAGCGTCCCTTACGGCTATGTGGAACGGCTTAGGGAGCAGGGACTGTATTATGGCCGGACGAAGGTTCATAATTATGGGATTCTAGGCCTGACCAGCAGCGGTCTTAAAAATTATATATCCGCAATTCAAAGCGGCGAGGCGATACGGCCTGAAGCAATTCAGCGCGGCTTGCCCGATCCGCGCATTGCCGCCTTTGCCGCGGGAATCGCCGATACCCGGGCGGCGCTGGAGCAAGCGGATCTGATCACCATTACGATCGGCGGCAATGACCTGTATAGTCTGCTAACGGATATTGCGCACTACAGCCCGGCTGAAATCGAAGCCAAGGGGCGGGAGCTTCTGGCTGCATACACGCTCAACGTACGGGAGATTCTCGATGATTTGACAGCAATCAATCCTCGGGCCCAAATTATCCTGATGGATCAATACCAGCCTGTACCTAAAAGGATCGCCGGCTCGGCGTATACCGATTTGGAAAACGCCGCAGATACGTTTACAGCGGCGGTTGAAGGAATTGCCGGCGAATATGCCAGCCAAGGCAAGCTTGTGAAGGCGGCGCATGTGGCGCAGGCATTCAAGGGGCGGGAAATTGCGCTGACGCATATTTTGCCGGGTGGAGATATTCATCCTAGCCAGGCAGGGTATGAAGCGATTGCCAAAGCCGTAGCCGAAGAGGCATGGGGAAGCTACCGGGAGAACGGGAAATTGAAGGAGGGCGTACCGCTTCATATCGTGGTGAAGGGTGAGAAGCTGCAAACACCATATGCTCCGGTGCTCCTTCATAATCAGACCTTTCTGGCGCTTAAGGATATTACGGAGGCAATCGGAGCTTCCGCGAGATGGGACAGCCGCAGCAGCACGGCTACAGTGACGTACGGCGGGCGGACGGTTGTCATCCCGATCGGTGCGAGCCAAGTGATTGCGAATGGCGAGCTGGTCGCTACGCATAACCCGGCTTTTCTGTATAAAATCGGCCAGGAAGCCAAAACTTACGTTCCTTTAGCTGTGCTTGCCCAAGGCCTGGGGCTCGATGTACAGTATTCCGAGAAGAGTAAGACGGTATTTATCAATTTATAA
- a CDS encoding MoxR family ATPase, with the protein MIDHYSADLLGKLVNRVDSIIIGKRKEIELAVVCMLQGGHILLEDVPGVGKTLLVRTLAACLGGTFGRIQFTSDLMPSDVTGVSVYRAQTGQFEFRPGPIMAHIVLADEINRAAPRTQSALLEAMEERKVTVDGVTHLLPKPFLLLATQNPLDYEGTYRLPEAQLDRFLMRISLGYPQPEQEVEMLGRMQEGTPVEDIRPVLLLEEMAQIQRQVRKVLVDERIKQYLVGIAHASRRHPQLALGISPRGTLAWMGAAQAMAYYKGRSYVIPDDAKAVAAAVLAHRLMLKPEAKLAGLHGEDIVEDLLSQGKVPVFQQQRGASS; encoded by the coding sequence ATGATAGATCATTATTCAGCGGATTTGCTAGGGAAGCTGGTCAACCGGGTAGACAGTATAATAATAGGAAAAAGAAAGGAAATTGAGCTAGCCGTCGTCTGCATGCTGCAGGGCGGACATATTCTGCTCGAGGATGTTCCCGGGGTTGGCAAGACGCTGCTGGTGCGCACGCTTGCGGCTTGTCTGGGCGGTACGTTCGGCAGAATTCAGTTTACCTCGGATCTGATGCCCTCCGACGTAACCGGGGTGTCGGTGTACCGAGCCCAAACCGGACAATTCGAGTTCCGGCCAGGACCGATCATGGCGCATATCGTGCTGGCTGATGAAATTAACCGCGCGGCTCCGCGCACCCAGTCGGCCTTACTGGAGGCGATGGAAGAGCGCAAAGTGACGGTAGACGGGGTTACCCATCTGCTGCCGAAGCCTTTTTTGCTGCTGGCGACACAGAACCCATTGGATTACGAAGGGACTTACCGTTTGCCGGAAGCCCAGCTTGACCGGTTTTTAATGCGTATTTCCCTAGGCTATCCGCAGCCTGAGCAGGAGGTGGAGATGCTTGGCCGGATGCAGGAGGGAACTCCTGTTGAGGATATCCGCCCCGTGCTGCTGCTTGAGGAGATGGCGCAGATACAGCGCCAGGTCAGAAAGGTGCTTGTCGATGAGCGGATCAAGCAATATTTAGTGGGAATTGCCCATGCCTCCCGCCGCCATCCCCAGCTTGCGCTCGGAATCAGTCCTCGCGGCACACTGGCCTGGATGGGGGCCGCGCAAGCGATGGCCTATTATAAAGGGCGGTCTTATGTAATTCCTGATGACGCCAAGGCGGTAGCGGCGGCGGTGTTGGCCCACCGGCTTATGCTGAAGCCCGAGGCGAAACTGGCGGGGCTGCACGGAGAAGACATCGTGGAGGATTTATTGTCCCAGGGGAAGGTGCCCGTATTTCAGCAGCAGCGGGGTGCGTCGTCATGA
- a CDS encoding DUF58 domain-containing protein translates to MMGSGVGAWMAGVPVIGVLGALYAWKGGGASLFLLLLALLIGAVGAASQLCGPTRVTVRRTWAPSAPYEGEEIEVTLQISLEGGIPPLWVQVEDDLAGLEQERGRLLFSGFKRNYSGTYRLSGVARGLYTEGSTTVAWGDVFGWFKRVRRLQGRDKLLVQPLPLYIAAWDEILGRNDGEGGRADTSLKYAPLWGSRLRAYEPGDPVKSIHWKISARRGELITRAPEEVYAWPACLILDTEPASYFVPERGEIFEIAVSAAAAWLHRQSEGTDAYYFRPGLGNNTLQLIGREGLYEGLEVLAQVQLASERFALSLNGAESWNHLVVPGQRITIITGCLTPSLVARLLQMADAGAVLDVWCSGESGDAAVHGSDVEEAGIGNGGAENWEKSAGNWSAQLSSHGIRMVPLLYDSASVQMKPGRGGRDHGIA, encoded by the coding sequence ATGATGGGCAGCGGTGTTGGAGCATGGATGGCAGGCGTACCAGTCATAGGAGTTCTAGGGGCGCTTTATGCCTGGAAAGGAGGAGGAGCTTCGTTATTTCTTCTCCTGCTGGCGCTGCTTATTGGAGCTGTAGGTGCCGCTAGCCAGTTGTGCGGGCCAACAAGAGTTACTGTCCGCCGCACTTGGGCGCCTTCGGCCCCCTACGAAGGGGAAGAAATCGAGGTGACACTCCAGATTAGCCTGGAAGGCGGAATCCCTCCGCTCTGGGTTCAGGTCGAAGATGATTTGGCGGGACTTGAGCAAGAAAGAGGTAGGCTGCTGTTTTCAGGGTTTAAACGTAACTACAGTGGCACATACCGTTTGAGCGGAGTGGCCCGCGGGCTGTATACCGAAGGAAGCACGACGGTCGCATGGGGCGACGTGTTCGGCTGGTTCAAACGGGTCCGCCGCCTGCAGGGAAGGGATAAACTGCTTGTTCAGCCGCTTCCGCTTTATATAGCGGCATGGGACGAGATACTGGGAAGAAACGACGGAGAAGGCGGACGTGCTGATACGTCGCTGAAATATGCCCCGCTATGGGGCAGCCGCTTAAGGGCCTACGAGCCGGGCGATCCGGTGAAATCGATCCACTGGAAAATAAGCGCTCGCCGCGGCGAGCTGATTACCCGTGCTCCAGAGGAAGTTTACGCATGGCCAGCCTGTCTGATTCTGGATACGGAACCGGCATCTTATTTCGTTCCGGAACGGGGAGAAATTTTTGAGATAGCCGTATCTGCAGCGGCGGCATGGCTGCATCGGCAGAGCGAGGGGACGGACGCGTATTATTTTCGCCCGGGGCTGGGAAACAATACGCTGCAGCTCATTGGAAGAGAAGGATTGTATGAAGGGCTTGAGGTGTTAGCGCAGGTTCAGCTTGCCAGCGAGCGGTTCGCCCTTTCATTGAATGGAGCCGAATCATGGAATCACTTGGTTGTACCTGGGCAGCGGATCACGATAATCACAGGCTGCTTAACTCCTTCGCTTGTCGCCAGACTGCTGCAAATGGCCGACGCTGGAGCGGTGCTGGATGTATGGTGCTCTGGCGAATCCGGTGATGCAGCTGTACACGGCTCGGATGTAGAAGAGGCTGGCATAGGGAACGGCGGTGCTGAGAATTGGGAGAAGTCTGCGGGAAATTGGTCTGCTCAATTGAGCTCGCATGGAATCCGGATGGTTCCGCTTCTATACGACTCGGCCTCCGTACAGATGAAGCCGGGCAGGGGAGGAAGAGATCATGGCATTGCCTAG
- a CDS encoding polysaccharide deacetylase family protein, giving the protein MNTQWLAGFPVFRLISLVVAIVLIVSFIPQSESQSIMPEAAAQSPEDAAAVFKVPAGAVRPAASAASFARISSSKQSSVIPASQPQSKPKEASKVIYLTFDDGPSKWTDDVLAILKKADVPATFFVLGEQAKRFPEIINRINEAGHAIGNHTYNHKYDELYASFGVFWSQIKETEEVLRNITGKRPPLVRAPGGTYGHFDAAYFQLLEQGGYKVFDWNLDSGDSKRKGVPASEIIQNATPPKPGDSVTLLMHDGAGHEETVKALPKIIDYYKSLGYEFRAITPEVPPIQFAVSPKMKNSKRPQPSSDWVQAHIVPNAELFGPGEPLYVEAGGLETKLAAGEYELRDGQFRVPLRAVMERLGAEVSWNGLEKSAVATWGDTRIIVSSADGTIVVEAPGESEKRYTASLEWRNGLLWLPLRTLLEVTGHDIMSVTANTEERRVRAS; this is encoded by the coding sequence ATGAATACACAATGGCTGGCCGGATTCCCAGTGTTTCGCTTGATTAGCTTAGTAGTTGCTATTGTTCTTATCGTATCCTTCATTCCCCAATCCGAGAGCCAGAGCATCATGCCTGAAGCAGCCGCCCAATCCCCTGAGGATGCGGCGGCCGTCTTCAAGGTGCCCGCTGGCGCGGTCAGACCCGCTGCTTCGGCGGCTTCTTTTGCCAGAATATCCTCTTCGAAACAATCTTCTGTAATACCCGCTTCCCAGCCCCAATCCAAACCAAAAGAAGCAAGCAAAGTAATATATCTTACCTTTGATGACGGCCCTAGCAAATGGACGGATGACGTATTAGCCATATTGAAAAAAGCCGACGTGCCGGCCACATTTTTCGTGCTTGGCGAGCAAGCCAAGCGGTTCCCGGAGATCATTAACCGGATCAATGAGGCTGGACACGCGATCGGCAACCATACTTACAATCATAAATATGATGAATTGTATGCCAGCTTCGGTGTTTTCTGGTCCCAGATTAAGGAGACGGAGGAAGTGCTCCGCAATATTACGGGAAAGCGCCCCCCGCTAGTCAGAGCGCCCGGCGGAACGTACGGGCATTTTGATGCAGCTTATTTTCAGCTGCTGGAGCAAGGCGGCTATAAAGTATTCGACTGGAATCTGGACAGCGGCGACTCCAAGCGTAAAGGGGTTCCCGCCTCGGAAATCATACAAAATGCAACTCCCCCCAAGCCAGGAGACTCCGTCACATTGTTAATGCATGACGGTGCCGGACATGAGGAGACTGTGAAAGCTTTGCCCAAAATCATTGACTACTATAAGTCGCTCGGGTATGAATTCCGCGCGATAACTCCCGAGGTTCCGCCTATTCAGTTTGCCGTATCTCCTAAAATGAAGAACAGCAAGCGACCGCAGCCTTCAAGCGATTGGGTCCAGGCCCATATCGTTCCTAACGCCGAACTATTCGGTCCTGGCGAGCCGCTTTATGTTGAGGCAGGAGGTTTGGAGACGAAGCTTGCGGCTGGCGAATACGAACTCCGGGATGGACAATTCAGAGTACCGCTGCGGGCAGTCATGGAACGGCTCGGGGCCGAGGTCAGCTGGAACGGGCTGGAGAAAAGCGCGGTTGCAACCTGGGGAGATACAAGAATCATTGTCAGCTCGGCGGATGGCACCATCGTCGTTGAAGCCCCAGGGGAAAGCGAAAAGAGATATACAGCAAGCCTGGAATGGAGAAACGGGCTCCTATGGCTGCCGCTGCGTACGCTGCTGGAGGTAACCGGGCATGACATTATGTCGGTTACGGCCAATACAGAGGAGCGGCGGGTACGGGCGTCCTGA
- the bcp gene encoding thioredoxin-dependent thiol peroxidase, with translation MVDVQVQVGELVPNFRLPADGGEEIALSEFRGRKVVLYFYPRDMTPACTRQACDFRDQSEALLEQGAVVLGISGDSVKSHDKFKAKHGLNFPLLADEDHRVSRMFGVWQLKKLYGREYEGIVRSTFLIDEEGRLQKEWRGIRVAGHVEKVLEALRDDQRAK, from the coding sequence ATGGTTGATGTACAAGTTCAAGTAGGAGAGCTGGTTCCCAATTTCCGTCTTCCCGCGGATGGGGGAGAGGAGATTGCGTTAAGCGAATTTCGCGGCCGCAAGGTCGTTCTATATTTTTATCCGAGAGATATGACTCCGGCGTGCACGCGGCAGGCCTGCGATTTCCGCGACCAAAGCGAAGCGCTGCTGGAGCAGGGGGCCGTTGTTCTCGGTATTAGCGGGGATTCCGTGAAGTCGCATGATAAATTCAAGGCGAAGCATGGCCTGAACTTTCCGCTGCTCGCGGATGAGGATCACCGCGTTAGCCGGATGTTCGGCGTATGGCAGCTGAAGAAATTGTACGGCAGGGAATATGAAGGAATTGTGCGCTCGACCTTCCTGATCGATGAGGAGGGCAGACTGCAGAAGGAGTGGCGCGGCATCCGGGTAGCCGGACATGTGGAGAAGGTGCTGGAAGCTCTGCGGGATGACCAGAGAGCGAAGTAA
- a CDS encoding LCP family protein, which produces MTKRTKRAIIWSITGILVAIAAVAAYYFIAIYNQVDKFQKKGEDSPFYNVQPVETKKEAEPPKWEGTEQVNILLMGVDARGLKKGEVPRSDTMLVASIDPVKKKAYLFSIMRDTYIKIPGYGSDRINAAITHGPNKAMETVSELLGIPIQYYVYTDFQGFIELVDAIGGVDFYVEKDMRYTSKADNHEYDIDLKKGQQHLDGNSALQYVRFRHDALSDYSRTERQRNFLKAVAEKMISTTSIMKLPSILEKVNPYIDTNLTVNDMWKLATVAYDSKMAGSEQIPPMKLVVEKNVGGSEVIGIRSEDQLKQFVQDVFNAPDEPEQDTDSDNSPAGAADTDKSTSTGAGAGTGTSRSTGAGSGSPPAAETFRN; this is translated from the coding sequence ATGACGAAACGCACGAAACGGGCGATCATCTGGTCCATCACTGGAATTCTGGTCGCCATCGCGGCTGTTGCGGCTTACTATTTTATCGCCATTTATAATCAAGTTGATAAATTCCAGAAGAAAGGCGAGGACTCGCCCTTCTACAACGTACAGCCGGTCGAGACCAAGAAGGAAGCCGAGCCGCCGAAATGGGAGGGCACCGAGCAGGTTAATATTCTGCTGATGGGTGTAGACGCCCGCGGACTGAAGAAGGGAGAGGTCCCCCGGTCCGACACGATGCTGGTCGCCTCCATCGATCCCGTGAAGAAGAAAGCCTACCTGTTCTCTATTATGCGTGATACCTATATTAAAATACCAGGCTACGGGTCGGACCGCATTAACGCCGCCATTACCCATGGGCCAAACAAAGCGATGGAGACGGTCTCTGAGCTGCTCGGCATACCGATTCAATATTACGTCTATACGGACTTCCAAGGCTTTATCGAGCTCGTGGATGCCATCGGGGGCGTGGACTTCTACGTAGAGAAGGATATGCGCTACACAAGTAAGGCCGACAACCATGAATATGATATCGATTTGAAAAAAGGCCAGCAGCACCTTGACGGCAATTCAGCCCTGCAGTACGTCCGATTCCGCCATGACGCTCTTTCCGACTATTCGCGTACAGAGCGCCAGCGCAATTTCCTCAAAGCGGTAGCCGAGAAAATGATATCGACGACCTCGATTATGAAGCTTCCGTCAATTCTGGAGAAAGTGAATCCGTATATCGATACGAACCTGACGGTCAACGATATGTGGAAGCTGGCCACCGTTGCCTATGACAGTAAAATGGCGGGCAGCGAGCAAATTCCTCCGATGAAGCTGGTCGTAGAGAAAAACGTGGGCGGCTCCGAAGTGATTGGCATTCGAAGCGAGGATCAATTAAAGCAATTCGTTCAGGATGTATTTAACGCGCCGGACGAACCTGAACAGGACACAGACAGCGATAACAGCCCGGCAGGAGCGGCGGATACAGACAAGAGTACGAGTACTGGCGCAGGCGCCGGAACTGGAACCAGCAGAAGCACGGGCGCAGGTTCCGGATCTCCCCCTGCTGCGGAAACCTTCCGGAATTGA